One genomic region from Bradyrhizobium icense encodes:
- a CDS encoding sialic acid TRAP transporter substrate-binding protein SiaP, with protein MLKKLTIAFAASAAALLAATTSGVAQTKLKWAHVYETSEPFHTASVWAAGEINKRTNGRYQIDVYPASQLGKETDINQGLSLGSVDIIISGSSFAAKSFPPIGVTYYPYTFRDADHLLAYTKSDVFKELAKGYEDKSGHHIVAVTYYGVRHTSSNKPIKACADMKGLKMRVPDVPAYLAMPRACGANTAPIAFAEVYLALQNGTVEAQENPLTTIEAKKFYEVQKHIVLTGHIVDHLNTVVAGALWKKLSEEDRKIFTDVAQEAAAKATAEIKTNEAKLVDFFKQKGLTVTEVNKAEFRDTVIKTTKFETFDYRKSDWDRIQAVK; from the coding sequence GTGTTGAAGAAATTGACGATTGCATTCGCGGCGTCTGCTGCTGCGCTGTTGGCCGCGACCACCTCGGGCGTGGCGCAGACCAAGCTGAAATGGGCTCACGTCTACGAAACCTCGGAGCCGTTCCACACCGCTTCCGTCTGGGCCGCGGGCGAGATCAACAAGCGCACCAACGGCCGCTACCAGATCGACGTCTATCCGGCCTCGCAGCTCGGCAAGGAAACCGACATCAACCAGGGACTTTCGCTCGGCTCGGTCGACATCATCATCTCGGGCTCGAGCTTTGCGGCCAAGAGCTTTCCGCCGATCGGCGTGACCTATTATCCCTACACCTTCCGCGATGCCGATCATCTCCTGGCTTACACCAAGAGCGACGTCTTCAAGGAGCTTGCCAAGGGCTACGAAGACAAGAGCGGCCACCACATCGTGGCGGTGACCTATTACGGCGTGCGCCACACCTCTTCGAACAAGCCGATCAAGGCTTGCGCCGACATGAAGGGCCTCAAGATGCGCGTGCCTGACGTGCCGGCGTATCTTGCGATGCCGCGCGCCTGCGGCGCCAACACCGCGCCGATCGCCTTTGCCGAAGTCTACCTCGCCCTGCAGAACGGCACGGTCGAAGCGCAGGAAAATCCGCTCACCACGATCGAAGCCAAGAAGTTCTACGAGGTGCAGAAGCACATCGTGCTGACCGGCCACATCGTCGATCACCTCAACACCGTCGTCGCCGGCGCGCTCTGGAAGAAACTCTCGGAAGAAGACCGCAAGATCTTCACCGACGTCGCCCAGGAAGCGGCGGCAAAGGCTACGGCCGAGATCAAGACCAACGAGGCCAAGCTGGTCGACTTCTTCAAGCAGAAGGGGCTGACGGTCACCGAGGTCAACAAGGCCGAGTTCCGCGACACCGTGATCAAGACCACGAAGTTCGAGACCTTCGACTACCGCAAGTCCGACTGGGATCGCATCCAGGCGGTGAAGTAA
- a CDS encoding FadR/GntR family transcriptional regulator: MPLEAVEARRLYRQVADQLRALIDSGEYAVGSRLPTERDLAEQLKVSRPTVREALIALEVEGRVRIRVGSGIYVSEPPALAPPLPALAEIEGPFELLRAREFLEGAIAEQAARVAIAEDIARIDASLEAMATVQHPGEASMIHDRAFHIAVAGCLDNAVLVRVVGELFDQRLNPYFAKLAHYFENPESWNAALAEHRAIRDAIAAHDPDAARMTMREHLARSQARFAQNFGAEASSTSRIRASSG, encoded by the coding sequence GTGCCGCTCGAAGCCGTGGAAGCACGACGCCTTTACCGCCAGGTTGCCGATCAGCTCCGGGCGTTGATCGACAGCGGCGAATACGCTGTCGGCAGCCGGCTTCCGACCGAGCGCGATCTTGCCGAACAATTGAAGGTGTCACGACCGACGGTGCGCGAGGCTCTGATTGCTCTGGAAGTCGAGGGCAGGGTTCGGATTCGCGTGGGATCCGGAATATATGTCAGCGAGCCGCCGGCGCTTGCGCCACCCCTGCCGGCGTTGGCCGAGATCGAAGGTCCGTTCGAACTCTTGCGCGCGCGCGAATTCCTCGAAGGTGCCATCGCCGAACAGGCCGCGCGGGTGGCGATAGCCGAAGACATCGCACGCATCGACGCTTCGCTGGAAGCGATGGCCACCGTGCAGCATCCAGGCGAAGCCTCGATGATCCATGACCGCGCGTTTCATATCGCGGTGGCCGGATGTCTCGACAACGCCGTGCTGGTCCGCGTGGTCGGCGAGCTGTTCGACCAGCGGCTCAATCCCTACTTCGCCAAGCTCGCGCATTATTTCGAGAATCCGGAATCCTGGAATGCAGCGCTGGCCGAGCATCGCGCGATCCGCGATGCCATTGCCGCGCATGATCCGGACGCCGCCCGCATGACGATGCGCGAGCACCTGGCGCGTTCGCAGGCCCGCTTTGCGCAAAATTTCGGAGCGGAAGCTTCGTCCACCTCGCGCATCCGCGCAAGCAGCGGCTGA
- a CDS encoding mannitol dehydrogenase family protein, translating into MSSDMPKNQDSGPKGADFRLSNANLHRLPGQIRGPRYDRSLISPGIVHLGIGAFHRAHQAVVIDDLLAGGAMDWGIVGASLRSPATRDALVPQDGLYTLAVRSGAGTDHRIIGSVLATDVASEKPGQLIARLANPATRIVSLTVTEKGYCHTPQTGDLDEHHPDIVHDLQNPGTPRSAIGFLVAALARRRIASAPPFTVLSCDNLSANGQTVGHIVTQFAALRSRNLAKWIEAEVTFPSTMVDRIVPETTDLDRAEISSALGMIDAWPIITEPFTQWIVEDRFPAGRPDFAAAGVQLVSDVTPFEHMKLRLLNASHSALAYLGYLAGFETIAATMADQRFVAFARQVMQDAAPTLAMPAGTDLAAYSASLLQRFSNPALHHRTWQIAMDGSQKLPQRLLATMQDRLRLALPIDTHALAVAGWMRYVTGTDERGRAIDVRDPLAGELADIAGRAGPVAERLAPALLEVSSIFGTLGTDPRMRSAVTEALAKLYALGARQAVQTFQAA; encoded by the coding sequence ATGTCAAGCGACATGCCAAAAAACCAGGATTCCGGTCCGAAAGGCGCCGATTTCCGCCTCTCGAATGCAAACCTTCACCGGCTTCCGGGCCAAATCCGCGGCCCCAGGTATGACCGCTCGCTCATCTCGCCGGGCATCGTTCATCTCGGAATTGGCGCGTTCCACCGGGCCCATCAGGCGGTGGTGATCGACGACCTCCTGGCAGGCGGCGCGATGGATTGGGGAATTGTCGGGGCCAGCTTGCGCAGCCCGGCGACGCGCGATGCCCTCGTCCCGCAGGACGGCCTTTACACGCTGGCCGTCCGCTCCGGCGCGGGCACCGATCACCGCATCATCGGCTCGGTTCTCGCCACCGACGTCGCCAGCGAAAAGCCCGGCCAGTTGATTGCGCGCCTGGCCAACCCGGCCACGCGTATCGTCTCGCTGACCGTCACCGAGAAGGGCTATTGCCATACGCCGCAGACCGGCGATCTGGACGAGCATCATCCCGACATCGTTCATGACCTGCAGAATCCGGGCACGCCGCGCTCGGCCATTGGATTCCTGGTGGCCGCGCTCGCGCGCAGGCGGATCGCAAGCGCACCCCCCTTTACCGTTCTCTCCTGCGACAATCTCTCCGCCAACGGCCAAACGGTCGGGCACATCGTGACGCAGTTTGCCGCTCTGCGATCGCGCAATCTCGCCAAATGGATTGAAGCCGAGGTGACCTTCCCTTCGACCATGGTGGACCGGATCGTGCCGGAGACCACGGACCTCGACCGGGCGGAGATTTCTTCAGCGCTCGGCATGATCGACGCATGGCCCATCATCACAGAACCGTTCACGCAATGGATCGTTGAAGATCGCTTTCCGGCCGGACGGCCGGACTTTGCGGCTGCGGGCGTGCAACTGGTTTCGGATGTAACGCCGTTCGAACATATGAAGCTGCGGCTGCTCAACGCCAGCCACTCGGCGCTCGCCTATCTCGGATATCTCGCGGGCTTTGAGACCATCGCCGCCACCATGGCCGACCAACGCTTTGTGGCGTTTGCCCGACAGGTGATGCAGGACGCGGCGCCGACGCTGGCGATGCCTGCGGGCACCGATCTGGCGGCCTATAGCGCATCGCTGCTGCAGCGCTTCTCCAATCCCGCCCTGCACCATCGCACCTGGCAGATCGCGATGGACGGATCGCAAAAATTGCCGCAACGGCTGCTCGCCACCATGCAGGACCGGCTGCGGCTGGCGCTGCCGATCGATACCCACGCGCTCGCGGTGGCCGGCTGGATGCGTTACGTCACCGGCACCGACGAGCGAGGCCGCGCCATCGACGTGCGCGATCCCCTTGCGGGAGAATTGGCTGATATCGCCGGGCGCGCCGGCCCGGTCGCAGAGCGGCTTGCTCCCGCGCTGCTGGAGGTCAGCTCCATCTTCGGCACGCTCGGAACCGATCCTCGCATGCGCAGCGCCGTCACCGAGGCGCTCGCAAAACTCTACGCGCTGGGTGCGCGTCAGGCGGTGCAGACCTTTCAGGCAGCATGA
- a CDS encoding alpha/beta hydrolase, with protein sequence MRPAHKIEWKPNRVIFHQISDWNDAYANGPNIPGGERWPAAWVQPAQAYRDALQASGRATLDVRYGERARNRFDFFSPEGRPKGLVVFVHGGFWKALDKSFWSHLARGSVEGGYAVAMPSYTLCPAVRISEITREIGAAIERAAAMVEGPLFLTGHSAGGHLVTRMISATSPLPDDIRARISHTVSISGVHDLRPLMKAAMNADLRIDAAEALVESPALLEPMQDARVTCWVGSAERPEFVRQNALVANIWTGLGAKTRTIEEPGRHHFDVIDGLADPHHQLTRTLLSPS encoded by the coding sequence ATCCGTCCGGCCCACAAGATCGAATGGAAACCGAACCGCGTGATTTTTCATCAGATTTCCGACTGGAACGACGCCTATGCGAATGGCCCCAACATTCCGGGCGGCGAACGCTGGCCGGCGGCGTGGGTGCAGCCCGCGCAGGCCTATCGCGATGCACTTCAGGCCAGCGGCCGCGCTACGCTCGACGTCCGCTATGGCGAGCGGGCACGAAACCGCTTCGATTTCTTTAGCCCGGAGGGCCGGCCAAAGGGTCTGGTCGTCTTCGTCCATGGCGGATTCTGGAAGGCGCTCGACAAGAGCTTTTGGTCTCATCTCGCGCGCGGATCGGTTGAAGGCGGCTATGCGGTGGCGATGCCCTCCTACACGCTGTGCCCGGCCGTGCGCATCTCCGAGATCACGCGCGAAATTGGCGCGGCCATCGAGCGCGCAGCCGCGATGGTCGAAGGCCCGCTCTTTCTAACCGGGCATTCCGCCGGCGGGCATCTGGTCACGCGCATGATCTCGGCGACATCGCCGCTCCCGGACGATATCAGGGCGCGCATCAGCCACACGGTCTCCATTTCCGGCGTTCATGACCTTCGTCCGCTGATGAAGGCCGCGATGAATGCGGACCTCCGGATCGACGCGGCGGAGGCGCTCGTGGAAAGCCCCGCTTTGCTGGAGCCGATGCAGGATGCGCGCGTGACGTGCTGGGTGGGCAGCGCGGAGCGCCCGGAATTCGTCCGTCAGAACGCGCTCGTCGCCAATATCTGGACCGGGCTCGGCGCGAAAACCCGCACGATCGAAGAACCCGGCCGGCATCATTTTGACGTCATCGACGGGCTCGCCGATCCCCATCACCAACTCACCAGGACCTTGTTGTCTCCTTCGTAG
- the kynU gene encoding kynureninase yields the protein MTDFTRTKSRFAIPDGVVYLDGNSLGPLPVAAADRVGRMISEEWGKHLIKGWNVAGWMTQPRRIGDRIGRLIGAAAGTVVVGDTLSIKVYQALASALELNPSRRMILSDTGNFPSDLYIASGLLGSLDRGYELKVVAPEDVEAAISETIAVLMLTEVDYRTGRLHDMSALTRKAHAAGALTVWDLAHSAGAIPVDLAGAEADFAVGCTYKYLNAGPGAPAFIYVAPKYADTARPALSGWMGHHAPFAFDLDYRAGPGIERMRVGTPPIIAMAALDAALDIWDDISMTDVRHASIALADLFIREVERRCPELTLASPRDGKRRGSQVSFRHPDGYAIMQALIARNVIGDFRAPDMMRFGFTPLYIGEAEVLAAVDVIADVLNNRRWDTADYRKKALVT from the coding sequence ATGACCGATTTCACGCGAACGAAATCCCGCTTCGCCATCCCGGACGGCGTGGTCTATCTGGACGGCAATTCGCTCGGTCCCTTGCCCGTTGCAGCCGCCGATCGCGTCGGCCGCATGATATCGGAGGAATGGGGCAAGCACCTCATCAAGGGCTGGAACGTCGCCGGGTGGATGACGCAGCCGCGCCGTATCGGTGACCGCATCGGCCGGTTGATCGGCGCTGCCGCAGGGACGGTGGTGGTGGGCGATACGCTGTCCATCAAGGTCTACCAGGCGCTGGCCTCGGCGCTCGAGCTCAATCCGTCGCGGCGCATGATCTTGTCGGACACCGGCAACTTTCCGTCCGATCTCTACATCGCCAGCGGCCTGCTTGGATCGCTCGACCGCGGCTACGAATTGAAGGTCGTGGCCCCCGAAGACGTCGAAGCGGCAATCAGCGAGACGATCGCGGTGCTGATGCTGACCGAGGTCGACTATCGCACCGGCCGGCTGCATGACATGAGCGCGCTGACGCGCAAGGCGCATGCCGCCGGCGCGTTGACGGTCTGGGATCTGGCGCATTCCGCAGGCGCGATCCCGGTCGACCTGGCAGGCGCCGAAGCCGATTTCGCAGTCGGCTGCACCTACAAATATCTCAATGCCGGCCCGGGCGCGCCGGCCTTCATCTATGTGGCGCCGAAGTACGCCGATACGGCGCGGCCGGCGCTTTCCGGATGGATGGGTCATCACGCGCCGTTTGCCTTTGACCTCGACTATCGGGCCGGGCCGGGCATTGAGCGAATGCGGGTCGGTACGCCGCCGATCATTGCGATGGCCGCGCTCGACGCCGCTCTCGACATCTGGGACGACATCAGCATGACCGACGTGCGCCACGCATCGATCGCGCTCGCCGATCTGTTCATCCGCGAAGTCGAACGACGTTGTCCCGAACTGACGCTGGCTTCGCCACGGGACGGAAAGCGGCGCGGCAGCCAGGTTTCGTTTCGTCACCCCGATGGCTACGCGATCATGCAGGCGCTGATCGCGCGCAACGTGATCGGCGACTTCCGCGCGCCGGACATGATGCGCTTCGGCTTTACGCCGCTCTACATCGGAGAAGCCGAGGTCCTCGCGGCAGTCGATGTCATCGCCGACGTCTTGAACAATCGCCGCTGGGATACTGCGGACTACCGCAAAAAGGCGCTCGTGACATGA
- the kynA gene encoding tryptophan 2,3-dioxygenase encodes MTGKPDDSSREGTQMSFEGRMSYSDYLHLERVLDAQEPLSDAHDELLFIIQHQTSELWMKLAIHEIHSAIKAIRHDQLHPAFKMLSRVARIFEQLNTAWDVLRTMTPSEYTEFRDQLGQSSGFQSYQYRAIEFLAGNRNLALLGPHAHRADIMAKLEEILAEPGLYDEALRLLARNGFDIGEDARRTDWRVKRSPNDEVLEAWKTIYASPAKHWMLYELAEKLVDFEDYFRRWRFNHVTTVERIIGLKRGTGGTSGVSYLRKMLEVELFPELWRLRTEL; translated from the coding sequence ATGACTGGCAAACCCGACGACTCCTCGCGTGAGGGCACCCAGATGTCGTTCGAAGGGCGCATGTCCTACAGCGATTATCTGCATCTGGAACGCGTGCTGGACGCGCAAGAGCCGCTCTCGGACGCGCATGACGAACTGCTGTTCATCATCCAGCACCAAACCTCCGAACTCTGGATGAAGCTCGCCATCCACGAAATCCATTCCGCCATCAAGGCGATCCGCCACGACCAGTTGCATCCTGCCTTCAAGATGCTGTCGCGCGTCGCCCGGATCTTCGAGCAGCTCAACACTGCCTGGGACGTGTTGCGAACGATGACGCCCAGCGAATACACCGAGTTTCGCGATCAGCTCGGGCAGTCCTCAGGTTTCCAGTCCTACCAGTACCGCGCGATCGAGTTCCTGGCCGGCAATCGCAATTTGGCACTGCTTGGCCCGCACGCCCACCGCGCCGACATCATGGCAAAGCTCGAGGAAATTCTCGCTGAGCCGGGCCTCTATGACGAGGCGTTGCGGCTGCTAGCGCGCAATGGTTTTGATATCGGCGAAGATGCACGCCGAACCGACTGGCGCGTCAAGCGATCGCCAAACGACGAGGTTCTGGAGGCTTGGAAAACCATCTATGCGTCGCCGGCGAAACACTGGATGCTCTACGAGCTTGCGGAGAAGCTGGTCGATTTCGAAGACTATTTCCGCCGCTGGCGCTTCAATCACGTCACGACAGTCGAGCGCATCATCGGCCTGAAGCGCGGAACCGGTGGCACGTCGGGCGTTTCCTACTTGCGCAAGATGCTCGAGGTCGAGCTTTTTCCGGAACTCTGGAGGCTGAGAACAGAGCTTTAG
- a CDS encoding RidA family protein, with protein sequence MTAPKGPTLSVVPHPTTDTSPPGPQVLQPSGWPMPKGYANGMAADGRLVVTGGVIGWDTQGHLVPDFVAQVRQTLSNISEILAEGGARPEHLVRLTWYVVDIEEYLASLKELGRVYREIFGAHYPAMALVQVVRLVEKEARVEIEATAVVPR encoded by the coding sequence GTGACCGCCCCCAAAGGTCCCACGCTGAGCGTGGTGCCTCATCCCACGACCGACACCTCACCGCCGGGCCCGCAAGTGCTGCAGCCGAGCGGCTGGCCGATGCCGAAAGGATACGCCAATGGCATGGCGGCCGATGGCCGGCTTGTGGTAACCGGCGGCGTGATCGGCTGGGACACTCAGGGGCATCTGGTGCCGGACTTCGTCGCGCAGGTCCGCCAGACGCTCTCCAACATTTCCGAGATTCTCGCCGAGGGCGGCGCCAGACCTGAGCATCTGGTGCGCCTGACCTGGTATGTCGTCGACATCGAGGAATATCTCGCGAGCCTGAAGGAGCTTGGCCGCGTCTATCGCGAGATCTTCGGCGCGCATTATCCGGCTATGGCGCTGGTGCAAGTTGTGCGTCTGGTCGAGAAGGAAGCCCGCGTCGAAATCGAAGCGACGGCGGTGGTGCCGCGCTGA
- a CDS encoding benzoate-CoA ligase family protein, translated as MSGQTPSRTVGRSFGPSGHVDDFARRNLPPVEQWPDLLLDRPEFQYPEYLNAAVELTDRIVEKGWGDRIALIGNGRQRTYKELADWSNRLAHALVENYGVKPGNRVLIRSGNNPALVAAWLAATKAGAVVVNTMPMLRAGELGKIVDKAEIALALTDSRIADELVACAKTSRFLKQVVNFDGTSNHDAELDRVALNKPVRFDAVRTGRDDVALLGFTSGTTGEPKATMHFHRDLMIIADGYAKEVLNITEDDVFVGSPPLAFTFGLGGLAIFPLRFGATATLLENASPPEMVKIIETYKATICFTSPTAYRAMMAAMDNGADLSSLRIAVSAGETLPAPVFESWTRKTGRTILDGIGSTELLHIFITNRVGDAEAGTTGHPVTGYEARIVDDDMNELPAGTIGKLAVRGPTGCRYLADARQSNYVRDGWNLTGDTFVRDATGRLSFVARSDDMIVSSGYNIAGPEVEAALLSHPAVAECGVVGAPDEARGMIVKAYVVLAGGAAADAALTQALQDHVKQTIAPYKYPRAIEYVAQLPKTETGKLRRFALRQMAAGTSAPPSVAAE; from the coding sequence ATGTCAGGTCAAACTCCCAGCCGGACAGTTGGTCGGTCTTTTGGCCCGTCCGGCCACGTTGACGATTTTGCGCGGCGAAATCTTCCGCCGGTCGAGCAATGGCCGGATTTGCTGCTCGACCGTCCCGAGTTTCAGTATCCGGAATATCTAAATGCCGCCGTCGAACTGACCGACCGGATCGTCGAAAAAGGCTGGGGCGATCGGATCGCGCTGATCGGCAATGGCCGCCAGCGCACCTACAAGGAATTGGCCGACTGGTCCAACCGCCTCGCGCACGCGCTGGTGGAGAATTACGGCGTCAAGCCCGGCAACCGCGTCCTGATCCGCTCCGGCAATAACCCGGCGCTGGTCGCGGCGTGGCTGGCGGCCACGAAGGCAGGCGCCGTCGTGGTCAACACCATGCCGATGCTGCGCGCGGGCGAACTCGGCAAGATCGTCGACAAGGCGGAGATCGCGCTGGCGTTGACCGACAGCCGCATCGCCGATGAACTGGTCGCGTGCGCGAAGACCAGCCGCTTCCTCAAGCAGGTAGTGAATTTCGACGGCACGTCGAACCACGATGCCGAGCTCGACAGGGTGGCGTTAAACAAGCCGGTCCGATTCGACGCGGTGAGGACGGGACGCGACGACGTCGCCTTGCTGGGATTTACCTCGGGCACGACAGGTGAGCCCAAGGCGACGATGCACTTCCATCGCGACCTCATGATCATTGCGGACGGCTACGCGAAGGAAGTCCTCAACATCACCGAAGATGATGTTTTTGTCGGTTCGCCGCCGCTGGCCTTTACGTTCGGGCTCGGCGGACTCGCGATCTTCCCGCTGCGCTTCGGCGCGACCGCCACGCTATTGGAAAACGCATCGCCGCCCGAGATGGTCAAGATCATCGAGACCTACAAGGCGACGATCTGCTTTACCTCGCCGACCGCGTATCGCGCGATGATGGCGGCGATGGACAACGGCGCCGATCTGTCATCGTTGCGGATCGCGGTCTCCGCCGGCGAAACCCTGCCGGCGCCGGTGTTCGAGAGCTGGACCCGCAAGACCGGCAGGACCATTCTCGACGGCATCGGCTCCACGGAATTGCTGCACATCTTCATCACCAACCGCGTCGGCGATGCGGAGGCGGGCACGACGGGACATCCGGTGACAGGCTACGAGGCAAGGATCGTCGACGACGACATGAATGAGTTGCCAGCAGGCACCATCGGCAAGCTCGCGGTGCGCGGGCCGACCGGGTGCCGCTATCTCGCCGACGCGAGGCAGTCGAACTACGTGCGCGACGGCTGGAACCTGACCGGCGATACCTTTGTCCGCGACGCGACCGGCCGACTGTCCTTTGTCGCCCGCTCGGACGACATGATCGTCTCCTCCGGCTACAACATCGCAGGCCCCGAGGTCGAAGCGGCGCTGCTGTCGCATCCGGCCGTCGCCGAATGCGGCGTGGTCGGTGCGCCAGATGAGGCGCGCGGCATGATCGTCAAGGCCTACGTGGTTCTGGCAGGCGGCGCTGCTGCCGACGCTGCGCTGACGCAGGCCTTGCAGGATCACGTCAAGCAGACGATTGCGCCCTATAAATATCCGCGCGCGATCGAATATGTAGCGCAACTGCCGAAGACCGAAACCGGCAAGCTGAGGCGCTTTGCGCTGAGGCAGATGGCTGCGGGCACAAGCGCGCCGCCGAGCGTTGCCGCGGAATAA
- a CDS encoding flavin-containing monooxygenase: MVSRKKVCVIGAGVSGLAAAKAFAARGHQITIIERSGDLGGVWEPARSYPEVQTQSPKDLYRYTDKAMPDSYPEWPKGPQVHAYLTEYAKDNNLLGAIRFRTAVVQMDRRPDSAPGWRIDLRGPDGTAGQEDFDFVAVCTGQFNEPQTLSLPGEDAFRAQGGSILHSSQYNDPVIAKGRRIVVLGGSKSATDIAVNAVNSGAAEVTLVYREPVWRIPYFIGGLVNFKRILYIRAQEEMFRSWGIGAMSRFAHGVAKPLIWANWRGLESLLKVQLKLGKCDMVPNGRIEDGANCSLPIATPGFFPMVADKRIKAIRGSFDHYDGNSIVMTGGQRMQADVAVLAIGYKLGVPFLPQAYRDKLVDADGQYRLYRLIANPDLPDMGFVGFNSSFCTVLCADLAANWLVRYADGQLARQPTPKEMRDNIEMMLHFKRVERPAAGVYGGLCVAPYHFKHFDELLADIGVSGRRRNPLVEKFTPPDAAAYGRFLAAAPNYRAVA; encoded by the coding sequence ATGGTCAGCCGAAAGAAAGTCTGCGTCATTGGCGCAGGCGTATCCGGACTTGCCGCCGCAAAGGCCTTTGCAGCGCGCGGGCATCAGATCACGATCATCGAGCGCAGCGGCGACCTTGGCGGGGTATGGGAGCCGGCGCGGTCCTATCCCGAAGTGCAAACGCAGAGCCCGAAGGATCTCTATCGTTACACCGACAAGGCGATGCCGGATTCGTACCCGGAATGGCCGAAGGGTCCGCAGGTCCACGCCTATCTCACCGAGTACGCAAAGGATAACAATCTGCTCGGCGCGATCCGCTTCAGGACGGCTGTGGTGCAGATGGATCGCCGTCCGGATTCTGCGCCCGGCTGGCGGATCGATCTCCGCGGGCCGGATGGCACCGCCGGTCAGGAAGACTTCGACTTTGTTGCGGTATGCACCGGGCAGTTCAACGAACCGCAGACGCTCAGCCTGCCCGGCGAAGACGCCTTCAGGGCGCAGGGAGGAAGCATCCTGCACTCCTCGCAGTACAACGACCCGGTGATCGCCAAGGGTCGCAGGATCGTCGTGCTCGGCGGTTCGAAGTCGGCGACCGACATTGCGGTCAATGCGGTCAATTCCGGGGCGGCGGAAGTGACGCTGGTGTACCGCGAGCCGGTGTGGCGGATTCCCTATTTCATCGGCGGCTTGGTCAATTTCAAACGCATTCTCTACATCCGCGCGCAGGAGGAGATGTTCCGGAGCTGGGGTATCGGCGCGATGTCGCGGTTTGCGCATGGGGTGGCAAAGCCGCTCATCTGGGCCAACTGGCGCGGGCTGGAGAGCCTGCTGAAAGTACAGCTCAAGCTCGGCAAATGCGACATGGTGCCGAACGGGAGAATCGAGGACGGCGCCAATTGTTCGCTGCCAATCGCCACGCCCGGATTCTTTCCGATGGTCGCCGACAAGCGCATCAAGGCCATCCGCGGCAGCTTCGACCATTACGACGGCAATTCGATCGTGATGACCGGTGGACAGCGCATGCAGGCTGACGTGGCCGTGCTGGCGATCGGCTACAAGCTGGGCGTGCCGTTCCTGCCGCAGGCCTACCGCGACAAGCTGGTCGATGCCGACGGGCAGTATCGGCTCTATCGGCTGATCGCCAACCCGGATCTGCCGGATATGGGATTCGTCGGCTTCAACTCGAGCTTCTGCACGGTATTGTGCGCAGACCTCGCCGCGAACTGGCTGGTGCGTTATGCAGATGGCCAGCTCGCCCGTCAGCCGACGCCCAAGGAGATGCGGGACAACATCGAGATGATGCTGCATTTCAAGCGCGTCGAGCGGCCGGCAGCCGGCGTCTATGGCGGGCTGTGCGTCGCGCCCTATCATTTCAAGCATTTCGACGAATTGCTGGCCGACATCGGCGTATCCGGACGCCGGCGCAATCCGCTGGTGGAGAAATTCACCCCTCCCGATGCCGCCGCCTACGGCCGCTTCCTCGCCGCGGCGCCGAATTACCGGGCAGTCGCCTAA
- a CDS encoding cupin domain-containing protein: MAALEKGITRNGTGYGGKTWNILGQVYFPKAVTDSTFAFETNSEPGQFVPVHVHPTQDEFILVQEGVLDLKLDGVWVQAKAGDLVRMPRGIPHGYFNKSDKPARALFWVSPMQKLEALFDQLHNLTDPEEVVRISAQHEVNFLPPEANE; the protein is encoded by the coding sequence ATGGCAGCACTCGAAAAGGGCATCACCAGGAACGGCACCGGTTATGGCGGCAAGACCTGGAATATTCTCGGTCAGGTCTACTTCCCCAAGGCTGTGACCGATTCAACCTTTGCCTTCGAGACCAACAGCGAGCCCGGACAATTCGTGCCGGTGCACGTTCACCCGACGCAGGATGAATTTATCCTCGTGCAGGAAGGCGTTCTCGATCTCAAGCTCGACGGCGTCTGGGTGCAGGCCAAGGCGGGCGACCTGGTTCGGATGCCGCGCGGCATCCCGCATGGCTACTTCAACAAATCAGACAAGCCGGCCCGCGCGCTGTTCTGGGTGTCGCCGATGCAGAAGCTCGAAGCGCTGTTCGACCAGCTTCACAATCTGACCGACCCCGAAGAGGTGGTCCGGATCTCGGCGCAGCATGAAGTGAACTTTTTGCCGCCCGAGGCCAACGAATAA